A window of Hordeum vulgare subsp. vulgare chromosome 5H, MorexV3_pseudomolecules_assembly, whole genome shotgun sequence genomic DNA:
ctgcatctttttccaatgcccagagcgtaatataggaggtgcctacatgggccggcccagtcaggagattttcctgtttgaaacgttttctatGACTTATAAGTGACAATTGTGGGTAATTTTCATCAATTTTATGGGCAATGttaatgacggacgacagaagcactaattgctttattagtaggtaaagagGTATATTAGTAGGTAAGATAAACAAAATCAGGGTGCTGTGGTCTGTGTGTCTGTGTCTGTCGGCTACACCTTCTTCAGTATCTAAATATGGATTCAGGTATCTGTCTGCGACCGCGAGATCGTCACGAGCTCTGAACTGAAGCCAGCTTTCCTGGAATCAGCGTGAGCAATCAGCCTCGGCAACGATCGTTTCTCTGCATCTTCAGTCGCGCGATCAAATGTATGCACTCTGCATCCTTTTTTCCACGCAATCAACCAATCATCTTATCTTATCCTGTACAATAAGGTGATATCGATAGTGGGGCTCCCTTGGAGCTACATGTATCTTGCGCAAACATTCAACTCCGGGGGGAGCCTACACCATCAATTAAACGGACCATCACAGTACCTGAGTTGATTACGTATAGCGATTCATACATTCAGACCAACCAATCAATCAATCAGTAATTGCATTAACACCAACAACATCACTGTAAGCGGATTCAAGTTCTTGGAGAAACACAAGCTGCTAAGAATCGACAAAATATCTGCAAGAGGAAAACGATCCTTGGATTCTGGTCTTGTTGATTCTGAGTATGGTGTTTGATCATGCGTGTCAGTGGTTGCGCTTTCAGCTATTTTTTTTCCCTTTGCAGGGTCATGAGGAACTTTCAAAACATTTTTCCTGGAAACAACAAAAATGCAACCGGCCTCTCCAACACTCATTTCTCTGAATATCTgttgtatgtatatatgtattttCCAACCGGCCTTTCCCTACCTTCACCGTCATCGGGGGACTCGGCCGGTCTAAGCCTGGTggccgacggtggtggcggcggcagaCATCGTCTCTCTTTGCCGGATATGGGGTTGCACGGGGCCTCGAATCTTATGGAGATGCGCCCGATCCGATCGGCAACAGTGATATTTGTGGCGCGGCAGTGTCGAAAGCGGCGTGGGATGCAGACGTGGCATGCATTAGGAATTTTCCCTGAAACAAATAAATTGTTTACACCTTTTAATAAAATGTGTGTGGCATTTATAATACATTTGTACCATTTAACCAGAATATTTGCACGATTAAAAAATGGATCATGGAATTTAATAAagatattcatgaaaatataggaatgcattaacttatttttttttaaaagcGCTCATGACAAGTAAAAAATGCCCGTTCACTAAAGCATGGCTGATTAAAAAAATCCTGAATttaaatagaaaaagaaagaaaattggcaacccaaaatagaaaataaaaaaagaaccaACGGTAAGTTTGCCAAGTATGGGCCGAAGGAATAGAAGGGTATTAAAACAAGTAAATGTTTTCGGTCGGCAGTCCGGCCGAGTCTTCGACCGACGCGCAGGCTTCTTACGATTGTGTGTATCCTGCGGTCGCGCATCCTTCCTTACTTGACCAatcattttctttttctctattttttttatcTCGTacctttcttcttccttttaaATCTGGGAACGGGTTGATAACCAAACCATAACTAAACCATACCCATACACGTATGTATCAAAACCAAACCTAAACCATAACCAATTAATACCATTTTCAGCCCAACCAAACTAAACCCAATATTTTTCTCACCCAAACCAGTTTAAACCCAATACAAAACCATATTAAACTTTGGTTTAATAGTGACATGCCAAACAATATTTTGAACAATAATATTTAAAATGATCATGGAATATATTCGGATGCGCCCTTGGGAGTTTGTGAGGGCAATACATGGAATATATTTAACCATTAATTCCCCGAATGCCGGCAACAGGAATAACAGAACAGAGATGACCGAGCGGGACATTGATGACAGTAACTAGATGCAAAAAGGGTTCAGTACAGCGTTCAGTAGCGAGATGCAAACAGGAATAACAGGAATAACACGAACAAGAATATCACTATGAAATGCACAAAGGGTTCAGTACCCTACTTCTACATTCAGAATGCTCATGTCAGCCAACAACACAATTAGGAGGGAAACGATGACGTCCATTTCGATGACCGAGCGGGACATTGGCTCGTAGAATAAGTGATGTGACACCACTGCTTCATCAGTTCGTCCAGAAGAGAATGGCAGCCATGGCATGTATATATGATGCGCTTTAAGTACACCAAGGATCCCTGTAAGCAGAGgccgggagttaatcttccatataTAATAATTGTATGCGCCACTGATTCAAAGAGAATATGGTAAACATGTCGACGGTGGCTCCCCACCTACGCTCCTAAAGGAAAAAAAGAATATTAACAAATAATAATCAGCTACTTGTAAACTTGTAGCGCATCTACTGCTAGTAATAGTGGAACCAAAAGACAAAGACAAACTACTGCTACTGTGATGGCCCCATAGAAATGTAATCAGGATTCAGGATAATCCCCAGCAAGTAGATGGATTCAGGATAATCCCCAGCAAGTATCTACTGCTAGTATTTGGGACAGCTCAGCGTGACAAGAAGCAAATGAAACAAGTCTGATCTACTGCAAATGAAACAAGTCTGGACTACCATTAAGTTTACAGGGATAACCTTGTTCAAGTGAGCTGCGTCCTTACTGTCCATCTACTGCAAATGAAACAAAATATTAATTTAAAGGCATATCAACACTTTTATACTGCAAGTTTCATATATCACAAGTTACATCCACACATACTCACCTTTCTTTGGTATGAACAACCAATCTTTAGCACAAACAAGCGCTTCTAGCATATCAGGGGTCAAAGAGCTTCTCGAGTCGCCAAGTATCCTTTTACCACAGCTAAAGGCTGCTTCAGACGCCACAGTGCTCAAAGGAATTGCAAGAAAGTCACGAGCCATGGTAGCCAATATAGGAAACTTCTCGGCATGCCTCTTCCACCAAGCCAAGACATCAAAGTCAACACCATCCTCCTCTGATGCTTCTTCCAAGTATGCGTCAAGCTCCGATTTGTGTACACGTGTCCTCCGACGGGACTTGTGTTGGGCAAACTCTTCTTCCAACTTTCTTTTCCCTACAATAGGAGATCCAATAGTGGCATTGCCTTGACTAGAAGGTGTCGAGTGTGCAGTGCTTGTCGCTACAAGTAGCTCATATTCTTTGAAATACTTTCTCACCCATTCTAAAGCAACCTCCACTTGTTTTGAAACCTCCTCCTCGTTGGTAGACAATTTGCAATAGAAGAAATCCAAGTAATCTTCTTTCCTCCTTGGATCCAGGAATGTAGCAATGACAAGTGCGTGGTTGAAGGCAATGTCCTTGCTTTTTCTGCGACGGTTAGGCTctgcattctccttctcctcgggATCCTAATATTTATCCAGCTTTGTTTGCATCGCTGCCGCCAATTCTTTCAGCACATCAGAGGTCTGCCAACCCGGATCTTTCAATGCATGGCGAATACAAAGCACAACCGGCAGAAACTTATGTGCAGTTGGCTTCCTGTGAGCTGAAACAATTAAGGTAAGCTCTTCAAAAGCTTTTAGAAAGTCACAAATAGCTTCTGCCCTCTTCCATTCTTGCTCACTTGGAGATTCTATCATCTTTCGATTGGCGTAACTAGTGAGGGCAGATTTGTATCTCAATGCTTCTACAAGCATTTTCCAAGTTGAGTTTCATCTGGTTGGTGTATCAACATAGATACCTTTTTTTGAAGGCAGGCCCATCCCAATTGCAATTGTATTGAATTCTTGAAGCCTTGAAGAAGAAGAGTCAATATATTTCAGCAGCTCACGTATCTTACGGCTCCATGGATTATTTTCATTCCATCCTGAACCAAGATATTAAGAATGTGTGCACAACACCTGACATGCAAATGTTGACCTTCAAGGAGAAGCTCATGCTTGTGATACTTTATTAACTCGTCACATGCATTAGTGTTATTACTCGCATTATCTAGTGTCAAAGTGAATAGCTTGCCCCTTATGCCCCATTCTGTTAAGCAACCAACGATTTCTTCTTCTATTGCATAGCCTGTGTGGGGATACTTCACGTCTGTGAAACTTATGATCTTCTTCTTGTAGTTGAATTCTGCATCGATATAATGGGCGGTGATGGACATGTAGCCCAAATTTTGTGATGATGTCCACATGTCAGATGTTAAGCAAATGCGGGAGTCCAAATTTTGGAGCTCAACTTCGATATCTTTCTTCATTCCCTTATACATCTTCAGTGCATCATCACGAATCGTGTGACGACCCTTGATTTGAAATGCTGGAAGTTCCTTTTGTTTctttttcctctctctcctccGCAGGAGGATAATGAGGCGTATGTCGCTTGTAAACCCGAGAGAAAACCAAAGTACATGCGGAGCAACAACTCGGACGGTCTTTGTTGCCTCCGCTTTCTCTTGTTGCTGTTCTGCACAACACACCACTCTGAGGACGATGCAACGGTAGCCATGGATGCGTCTATACACAACTTCACTTTTTTTTACTTCAAGGAGTGTTGCAACAGGCCACGGGAGATGCTATATCCGACGGCAAGGGATGTTACAACCGATCTTTTTTTTGAAACCAATCACATGATTTGTCGTTAATTTTTTATTTGCTGCAACCAATGTTTTATTTTGCTACTACCACTGTTTTCATTTGCTATTACCGTCGAAGACCTCTTTTTGCGACGTAATTCGTGAAGATGATGCAACCTCGATGACGGGTGAAAATGTTTTTTTTTGCTGTAAACCATGGAATCTCTTGCTACCACCGGCTACAGGGTTTGTTAACACCGTACATAGCTCCCAGCCGATATTTATTTAGTTTTTGCTACAATTACGTcatttttttgctgcaaccggcaACTATGGAAGCTACATCCGGTTAATATTTTTGTTACAATGGCGACGACAGAAGACAGCGGTAAGATATTTTTGCCGCGATAAACTTCTTTGCCACAACCACGTcatttttttgctgcaaccgacaACTACGGAAGCTACATCCGGATAGCATTTTGCTACAATTGCGACGGCGGACGGCATCGATAAGCTTTTTTTTTAATGGAAGCGATAAACGTTTTTGCTACACCCGACATTGTTTTTTGTTGGAACCAGCACGAGCCTCGGGCGGGCACATCGAGAGGTATAGTGCGAGCTCAACGACAGGTGATGTAGCCGGCGGCCGGCGCCATCGGAGCTGCGTCCATCTCCCCCGGAGCTGCAACCACAAGTGCACGTTGTTGCATGCCTGAATAAAAAACACATGTGTGGATTGGCGATGACCGGAGAAGAGGACGACAAccggcggcgagggcggcgacggtggGGATCGGTCGCGATTCTTCAAGGTTTGGTACATCGCGCGTCTATGGCGAGTGTTGGTGGCGGCGTTGCTTTTGTTTCCCCCTCTAGTTTTTATTGGATGTGTTTTTTGGGAAAGAAAAAGATTCGGGGCCATTATCTCATGGTCAAACGCAATCAAATCAAGTGGCCCCGTGGTGTTCGATCAAACTATTGCTGCGGCACACCGGCGTAGAGTAGTGCCCATTTAAACCGAATCTAATTGCACCGGCATAGATTTTATTTAGGGGTGTACGAACACAGATAAGGCATCCTCGTGGGATATGACCCTCGCGGGAATTCATTTTCTTCTGAatacaccagttttccatggaatTTCCTATTTTCCACTCGTTGTGTTAAACTATCAGAACTGCACACTGGCGAGCGACCGAGTGGCGACGCGATGGGTCAACCGTTGAAGCGTTTCGATGTCCCCAAATTCGGCCAGCCATTTTTCTGTTCTTGTTTCGGAAAACTTGCTGAAAGGTTCCTGCATGATTTTCCtttgttctttttcttttcgtttttgttttcttttgttttcttttttcctttattttttcccatttcccttttttctgtttttttgtttctatttcgttttcttttcttttctttcctttcattttcaGTTTTGGTTTTCATTCTTTCtattcttttcaaaaaaaaattattaTGTTTATTGTTTTGTTTCCAGGATTTTCAACAAATGATCGtactttaaaaaaaatagaatttCAAAAACTGATTCCATTATAAACAATTGTtcataaatttaaaaaaaaataatgTTTCATTAATTGTTTGCAAAATGTCTATTTGTTGTGAgttcaaaaatgttcatatttcaaaaattgttcataaTTTTCAAAATCGATCGTTTTACCAATTTTGCTCTTTATGTTTTCTCTAAAATGTCCACAAGTATTTCAAAAAGTGTTTGGAATTTCAAAAAAGGTTCCTGCTTTCAAAACTAGTTCACCAGTTCttgaaaatgttcatgttttcctTCTTGCAAGagaaaaaatgttcgtgttttcAATTTTTGTTTGTGTTTTTCAACAATTCTTCGGAGttatttaaaaattatttggAATTTCAAAAGAAGTTCCTGGTTCAAAAATTTGTCACAAAATATAACAAATGTTCCtgttttatatttttattcaggAGTTTCAATTGTTTTTCTTCATTTTCTAATAAATGTTCGCCTTTTCAAGAATGTACATAGTTccaaaaatgttcctgttttaaaaaaatcataaattAAGAAAATGTTCGCCCTTTCCTAATTTTGTTTTCAGAGTCTCAAATTTTTTTACAGATGCAAAATTCCGTTTTGTCAAAAATTGTTCACTATTTAAAAAAGTTCCCTTTACCAATTTTGGCCGTACTTTCAAAAAATGGTCACATCTTTTATAAACTTGTTTATTTTGGTaaaaaaatgttcagaatttaATTTATGTCTCTGTTTACAAAATTGTTCACGTTTTCTAGTGTTTTTATGAggtatcaaatatatttaatctaaTAATAGCAAGCTTTATTCCTATTTTGGCATTTTCGATTTGCTTTAATAAAAGTGCAACGttgattttcaaaaatgttcgcaatttttgatttttttaatatttgttaaaataTATTGAATTGTGTTCGTGTTTTTATTAAACATTGTTAAAAAAATCAATTTATGTAAccatgaacaatttttgaaatccCGAACTCTTATCTGAAATATACGAATAATTTCTGAAAAAATGAACATATTTTTCAATTAATGCATACTTTTTTGTATCAATGACAGTTCGAAACAGCAGAGGAAAGATCAGAATCACGCGCGTTGCCCTCAAATTCCGCCAAGGACACTGCCTCTGCGCAAAAGCGCAAAATTTTGACGCGAAACGGGTCACATAGGAGTAACTCCCGTCCTCTACTTTATAAAATCACTAATTAAGGAGTACTCTTTTGAAAGATCACTCCCACTTACTTAGGTTGCGATAAGTGTCACACTCCACCCGTGTCACTTGTAACAACATGagagttttccttttttcgtagatctttattttcaaaacattttatcttttaaaccgtgcgttcaAATCTCGAGCCGTTTCACCGTTGggtttctcgcgtcgagatcttcaaaaccagATCCCATATTGATAGGTTTTGTCGAACTTTATTTTTGCACGAAAAATCCGAACGAAAAAGCCACACCTCTCGCgacagaaaagaagaagaagaagaagcagaaaacaCATTTATGAAGgcaaaccgtgcctctcgtagaAGCAAAACCGCGTCTCTCGTAAAAAAacacgtactccctccgtcctaaattcttgtcttagatttgtctaggtatggatgtatttttatttttgaagaagtactcgctaactagttgctcccTCCCTTTCAAAGTTGGGTTAGGATTGTTAGGATCTTTCTTGGGTTAAAGGATAGATAGCTTGGGCCTCCAAACAACAACAGTCGAACATCCAGGCCTATTTTAAAGCCCATCCCATCCCAGCCCATCCCATCCCGGCCCAGCGGGCCACCATGAGGGCGGGACAAACCAGCAAAACCCATAAAGCCCAGGGAGGGATCTACAAAATGGCAAACGCCAGCAGCAGACCGGAGTAGCACAGCTTGCCAAGTCGTCTCCGCTATAACTAAAGCGGAACTCCCTCCCTCCGCCTCCCCCATCCCATCCCCGAGCGAGCTccccagcagcagcagcggcggccggcctccctccctccctccctcctcctccggcgccccAGCAGCTCGCGCCGGCCCGaaccccgccgcccctcctcctcctcctccggcgccgtCGGCGGCAGGCATTGCGTCGCGCAGGTTCGTCCGCCGTCCCGTCCCCctgtccctccctctctctcttctttggaGCTCGTTCGGCCAGGCGCTAGATCCGGCCGGAGACGGGGGCTAGATCCGCCGCATTACCCGGCGGGCCGCCCTCCGCCGGGGGGCCAGCCTCGTCGTCGGCATCTCCGAGCCCAAGCCGCGCGCGCAGTGCTCAACTGCTCACGCATCTGGGAAAAAAAACTATCTTTTTTTGGCCGACGGCGCCTCGGCTCGGGGAAGAATCATGCCTTGGCTGTGGACGGTGATTTAGCACTGGGAGCTCTCGAGCATAGCATATTTCTCCTTTGCGTGCGTGGCCGGATGGCGACCCCTGGTTCCTTGCTTCGGCCCTAAGCTTTATAACAGTCAAAGAGTTCGTCAGCATTCGGATTCTCGGGAAATTCACAATGGCCGGCGCCCGGCCGGCGAGTCGTTGCCACGACCAGTGCTATCCCGCGGTCCACTCTTGGGAAATCAGTGCTATCCCGCGGTCCACTCTTGGGAAATTTACGATAGGGGAGCGAGGACCAGCCGCAGCCAGGCAAAGAGCTGCTTGAATTACGCCTGCCTGACGGTGCGTGAGAACGATCAGGTTTTTGTACAAGCCACGGAATCGACGCGGCGGCAATTGATCCCGGCGGTGTAGTAGGATGCCTGGTTCATTACGCTCTTTATTTAGCTGGCCAACTGTTGGAACGAGCGATGTTATGTCCCAGTTCGGGCTAAAACATCAAGAGTTTTCTAATTATGGGGGGGTTGTGATTGAGCAATCCCCCAGCCGGCACACAGCTTTTCCCCTTGGATTCCAGTGGGATGCTGAGATGCCATACAGCCGGGTTCTGAGCTGTGCCTCCCTTGTATTCTTGCACAGCTTGCTTTATTAGAATATGCCGCGGAGTCAAAATGCCATGAATTTCTGTAACATGGCTAAAAGGGCCCTGCCTTGCCCCCATGTGCACCTGTCTCTGAACTGgaattttcagttttctttttctttggtaatAATAATAAATGGGCTCCAAAACCAGATCATGTGATCTGGACGATCTGAGGATATTCTCAGTCTGTGGTGCTGTGCCACTCCCTGAGATCAAGGCCTGATTCGGCCCTTGGGCCCAAGGTCCTCATAGAATAGTGACGCACGCCAGGGCGGCATCGCCACTTGCTCTCTTTGTTTGTTTAAATGTTCAATCGGTTGGCTGACAACAGTTGCTCAAATTGTTGAAGATTGGGCACTAAGAGCTGGCTGCTGGGTCCATATCATGACAGAAATGTGGGAGCATGGTGCTGTGGTGTCACTTGAGTGTCAATTAATAATTACCCTACTTGGAAGTAAAAATGCAGAAGGTAGGTAGTGCAAACTGTGAATGTTGCACAGTAGCAGTCACAGACCGGTAGTGATCCCGTTAGTTCGTCTTGTCCTGCATGGATTTGAATGTATTTTCTGTCATTTATTTGTTCTACATTTATTGACCTTTTATTTATACGAATTATCTTAATTCTTACTTTTTCTTATGTACAGTAACAGTAATCAAAGTCCAAGACAATGGTTGCACAAGCCTTTACCGTCGATTTGGACAAGCCTCTTGTATTTCAGGTAAATGTGCCCATATTTCATTTTGCACTGTTTTTGGACCCCCCTTAGTTGGCGAACGTTCGCCAGGAGGGGTGCATTTGCAAACGTTTTGATGGCAGTTTTAGTTGTGTGTGGGGTGGCAGTTTCTTCAGAACAGCATGGCATTTTCTGTGATGAAAGCTCAAAACTGCCATCCTCCCAGAAAAGCAATGTTACTTTGAAGAAACTGCCAGCCCCGACACAACTAAAAGTCTAAAACTGCCAGCAAAAACATTCGAAATGCCACCCTGTCCCAGCGAAAGTCAGCAATATAAGATTTCCGTTGTTTTTCAACTCTGAGTGCCTATTTGGCATTTTGGCTTTAATAAAAGAATTGTGGAATACGTGGATTTTCCAAAGGAATAAGCCATAGAGATCGTAGCTACAGGTGCTGTTACTTCTTAAATCACATTATTTGCTCACCCCGATGATGTAGAGTACATGTACTAGTACATGTAATTTATGATAGTTAAATTGAGAAGCTGTAGAATTCCTTTGCTCATCCCCAAGATGTATCAGTAATCATTGATCATGACTGTTGCCTATTTCCCCTGTTTAAGCATTGGTGTTTGGGTGCAGTTGTAATACAGGCCTGCTCTTTGATTATGCATTCAAATATTTGGGTGTAATTTTTCAGGTTGGTCATCTGGAGGAACAGTATCAGGACTGGGTTCACCAGCCAATTGTTAGCAAGGAGGGGCCGCGCTTTTTTGCCAATGATGTATTGGAGGTGAATACTCTGTTTCCTTTTGCACTTCATCTGTTTGAAATTTCGGACATTATGTTCTGATGAATGGCTCATTTCAGTTCTTAACACGTACGAAATGGTGGGCAGTTCCTCTCATTTGGTTGCCTGTTGTTTGCTGGTGCCTGAATACATCGATCCAAATGGGCCACACAGTTCCAGAAGTAGCTTTGATGGTTGTGGCAGGAATATTTATCTGGACACTGGTTGAATACGTGCTGCATCGGTACCTGTTCCACATAGATACTAAAAGTTACTGGTAAGTTGTGCTCCCGTTTACTGCTTAAGTCTAGCAGATGAGACGACCATCTCCTGATCATAGCTGTTTTGGCATGGCAGGACAAACACGGCTCATTATCTTCTGCATGGATGCCATCACAAGCACCCAATGGATGGGCTTCGACTTGTATTTCCACCAACTGCCGCAGCCATCTTGTGCTATCCGGTAAATATGATCTTCCTTGTTGTTAAAATATCAGGACGACTCTGTTAGTGGCACCCATCAACTGAAGCATGGCAACACTTTTCCACATTTATTCTATACTGCTTTAGCCTTTTAGTGCCTGGCTGTACATGAAAGAGTGTTAGCCATTCGAACTGAGTTGGATGCCCTCTGCAGGATCGTGAAAGAATGTATTGAACTCGTCATTTTGTTCTAACATGCTGTATTTATTTTTAATTAATGCTATTCTTGTGCTCCGTCCATCCAGTTCTGGAATTTTGTCAAGCTCTTCACTACTACAACTACCACTCCTGGCGTGTTTGGAGGTGGCCTGTTGGGCTACGTGATCTATGATTGCACACACTACTACCTGCATCACGCCCACCCCTCGTTCGATCCAGCAAAATATCTCAAGGTGCTTATCATGTCAACCTGAAGCTTATCAAAGCACTCCCATCTCTTTGTGCGCCAACTAACGTGTTGTTTGTGCTGCATATCAGAAATACCATCTTAACCATCACTTCAGAATTCAAAACAAGGGCTTTGGAATAACATCGACCCTGTGGGACCACGTATTTGGAACGCTGCCTTCAACGAAAACCGTCGACAAGAGCTCTTGAGTTGTACCACCTTGCAATGCCAGATATCAAGGTCAGGCTCGCACCATTCCTATTTTTCGACTTCCCTCATGCTACATCCCCATTCCATTACTGACCTAAGCAAAAGAGGCTAAAACTAATAAATACCACGTTGCTCATGCAGATTGTCCAATGGTTGATGACGGGTTGAACGGACGAACAAACAATTAATCGGAGATGTCACTGAAGTGCTTGTCACATCCTTGACGATGTGTCGCGAATAGAGTGGTTCCAGACTTGAGCATATGTTGTCATGTGTACAGAGAGGTTTTTCTATCTGCTAGTATAGCACCAGGGTCGTTCATTTGTGGCTGTTGGTGTCCAGTATAATTTTTGGGACCAAGTAATTGCATGCATTGCTTGATATAATTTGTAAGTTTTACCAGCTTTGCTAGTGTTTCAGCGAACCATTTGTTCTTTTTCTGTTGCCGGCCTTTCATGCTTCTTTTGACAAGCACCAGCTGCAACTGGGGTGCATATGAAGAGAGACGCGCTAGGGTTAGTTTGTTTTGTTACCTTGAATTCAACCGGATCAAGTGACTCGGTTAAATTTTGCACCTTCTTTTCGAGCACAGAAGGGAATAACTGAGATCTTCTAGTCTATGTGGGCTGTTGGGTCTTTACTGAACCGGACCATCTAAAATGAAAAACTTT
This region includes:
- the LOC123396782 gene encoding dihydroceramide fatty acyl 2-hydroxylase FAH1-like, producing MVAQAFTVDLDKPLVFQVGHLEEQYQDWVHQPIVSKEGPRFFANDVLEFLTRTKWWAVPLIWLPVVCWCLNTSIQMGHTVPEVALMVVAGIFIWTLVEYVLHRYLFHIDTKSYWTNTAHYLLHGCHHKHPMDGLRLVFPPTAAAILCYPFWNFVKLFTTTTTTPGVFGGGLLGYVIYDCTHYYLHHAHPSFDPAKYLKKYHLNHHFRIQNKGFGITSTLWDHVFGTLPSTKTVDKSS